A window of the Streptomyces albireticuli genome harbors these coding sequences:
- the trpS gene encoding tryptophan--tRNA ligase: MTRIFSGIKPTGHLTLGNYLGAVRQWVEVDQHKADALFCVVDLHALTVDHDPARVRRLSRQAATLLLAAGLEPARCTVFVQSHVDEHTRLSYLLECTASDGEMRRMIQYKEKSARERAAGGGVRLSLLTYPVLMAADILAYSADEVPVGDDQAQHVELTRDLAVRFNQRYGHTFTVPKAVVPSVAARVMDLQDPTSKMGKSHAETAGIVYLLDEPDAARKKIMRAVTDSGTEVVYDRETRPGVTNLLEILASCTGGKPDELAGTYESYGALKRDTAEAVLELLRPVRDRHAELCADPGYVDAVLREGAGRARELARPTVDAAYAAIGLLPPA; the protein is encoded by the coding sequence CACGGATCTTCAGCGGCATCAAGCCCACCGGCCATCTGACCTTGGGCAACTACCTGGGTGCCGTCCGGCAGTGGGTCGAAGTGGACCAGCACAAGGCCGACGCGCTGTTCTGCGTCGTCGACCTGCACGCCCTGACCGTGGACCACGATCCGGCCCGGGTACGAAGGCTCAGCAGGCAGGCGGCGACGCTCCTCCTCGCCGCCGGCCTGGAGCCCGCCCGCTGCACCGTGTTCGTACAGAGCCATGTGGACGAGCACACCCGGCTCTCCTATCTCCTGGAGTGCACGGCGTCCGACGGCGAGATGCGGCGGATGATCCAGTACAAGGAGAAGTCCGCGCGGGAGCGGGCGGCCGGCGGCGGGGTGCGGCTCTCCCTGCTGACCTATCCGGTGCTGATGGCGGCGGACATCCTCGCCTATTCGGCCGACGAGGTCCCGGTCGGCGACGACCAGGCGCAACACGTCGAACTCACCCGCGACCTGGCGGTCCGCTTCAACCAGCGGTACGGGCACACCTTCACCGTGCCGAAGGCCGTGGTCCCCTCCGTCGCCGCCCGGGTCATGGACCTCCAGGACCCGACGTCGAAGATGGGGAAGTCGCACGCGGAGACCGCGGGGATCGTCTATCTCCTCGACGAGCCGGACGCCGCGCGGAAGAAGATCATGCGTGCGGTGACCGACAGCGGCACCGAGGTCGTATACGACCGTGAGACGCGGCCCGGGGTAACGAACCTGCTGGAGATCCTCGCTTCGTGCACGGGCGGGAAGCCTGACGAGCTCGCCGGGACGTACGAGTCGTACGGGGCGCTGAAGCGTGACACCGCGGAGGCGGTGCTGGAGCTGCTGCGTCCGGTACGGGACCGGCACGCGGAGCTGTGCGCGGACCCGGGGTATGTGGACGCGGTGCTGCGCGAGGGTGCCGGGCGGGCGCGGGAGCTGGCCCGGCCGACGGTCGACGCGGCGTACGCGGCGATCGGTCTGCTGCCGCCCGCCTGA
- the proC gene encoding pyrroline-5-carboxylate reductase, protein MAQKVAVLGTGKIGEALLSGMIRAGWSTDDLLVTARRPERAEALRARYGVDAVGNLEAAKAADTLILAVKPQDMAALLDELAPHLSADRLVISAAAGIPTAFLEEKLPAGTAVVRVMPNTPVLVDEGMSVISAGTHAAEEHLLRTEAIFKPVGKTLRVPESQQDAATALSGSGPAYFYFLVEAMTDAGILLGLPRDKAHDLIVQAAIGAAVMLRDSGEHPVKLREAVTSPAGTTISAIRELERHGVRAALIAALEAARDRSRELASGQA, encoded by the coding sequence TCGCCGTCCTCGGCACAGGAAAGATCGGCGAGGCACTCCTCAGCGGGATGATCCGCGCCGGCTGGTCGACCGACGACCTGCTGGTCACCGCCCGTCGCCCGGAGCGCGCGGAGGCCCTGCGCGCCCGCTACGGCGTCGACGCGGTCGGCAACCTGGAGGCGGCGAAGGCCGCCGACACCCTGATCCTCGCCGTGAAGCCGCAGGACATGGCCGCGCTGCTGGACGAGCTCGCCCCGCACCTGTCGGCGGACCGGCTGGTCATCAGCGCGGCGGCCGGCATCCCCACGGCCTTCCTGGAGGAGAAGCTCCCGGCCGGCACCGCGGTCGTACGGGTCATGCCGAACACCCCTGTGCTGGTGGACGAGGGCATGTCCGTCATCTCGGCGGGCACGCACGCGGCGGAGGAGCACCTGCTCCGCACGGAGGCGATCTTCAAGCCGGTCGGCAAGACGCTCCGCGTGCCCGAGTCCCAGCAGGACGCCGCCACCGCGCTCTCCGGCTCCGGACCCGCGTACTTCTACTTCCTCGTCGAGGCGATGACCGACGCGGGCATCCTCCTCGGCCTGCCGCGGGACAAGGCCCACGACCTCATCGTCCAGGCGGCCATCGGCGCGGCCGTCATGCTGCGCGACAGCGGCGAGCACCCGGTGAAGCTCCGCGAGGCGGTGACCTCCCCGGCGGGTACGACCATCAGCGCGATCCGGGAGCTGGAGCGCCACGGCGTACGAGCCGCGCTGATCGCCGCGCTCGAGGCAGCCCGCGACCGTAGCCGCGAACTGGCTTCCGGGCAGGCCTGA